The Listeria sp. PSOL-1 genome includes a region encoding these proteins:
- a CDS encoding glutamate synthase subunit beta, with amino-acid sequence MGKATGFIDYKRIKEPERDAKKRTEDWLEYRLPMPEKDLTTQAARCMDCGVPFCSVGMEIKNGVSGCPLHNLIPEWNDAVYRGDFFEALQLLLKTNNFPEFTGRICPAPCEGSCTVSISEPAVGIKSIEYAIIEHAFKEGWIKPNPPEKRTGKRVAVIGSGPAGLACADQLNQAGHSVTVFEKSDRIGGLLMYGIPTMKLEKAQVNRRVHLMKQEGIEFKTNCDVGNDISLTELKRDFDALVLATGASKPRDVGLPGRDAKGIYFAVPYLTEATISQLEENGGSVLSAKDKNVIIIGGGDTGADCVATALRQGAKSIRQLSISSEPQKERTTKNPWPEYPRVLKNDYAHEEAKAIYGKDPREYLLSTTAFVKNEDGRLIGIETVQVKEDLAKQQYQEVPGTEQFYEADMVLIAVGFMGATEDIFENFNVNKTKRHTIEAAKGFYRTSEAGIFACGDARHGQSLVVTAIAEGREAAREVDFYLMGETFLP; translated from the coding sequence ATGGGGAAAGCAACGGGTTTTATCGATTATAAGCGAATAAAAGAGCCAGAGCGAGATGCAAAAAAACGGACAGAAGACTGGTTGGAGTATCGCTTGCCAATGCCTGAAAAGGATTTAACAACCCAAGCTGCACGCTGTATGGATTGTGGCGTTCCTTTCTGTAGCGTTGGCATGGAAATTAAAAATGGTGTTTCTGGTTGTCCACTTCATAATTTAATTCCGGAGTGGAATGATGCGGTTTATCGAGGCGATTTTTTTGAAGCATTACAGTTACTTCTTAAAACAAATAATTTTCCTGAATTTACAGGACGGATTTGTCCTGCTCCTTGTGAAGGGAGTTGTACGGTTTCGATTTCAGAGCCAGCAGTAGGCATTAAATCGATTGAATATGCTATCATTGAACATGCTTTTAAAGAAGGTTGGATAAAGCCAAATCCCCCTGAAAAAAGAACAGGAAAGCGTGTTGCGGTTATTGGTTCAGGACCTGCTGGACTGGCGTGTGCCGATCAGCTAAATCAAGCTGGACACTCCGTCACTGTTTTTGAAAAAAGTGACCGGATTGGTGGTTTGTTGATGTATGGGATACCAACGATGAAACTTGAAAAGGCACAAGTGAATAGACGCGTTCATCTAATGAAACAAGAGGGAATCGAATTTAAAACGAATTGTGATGTTGGAAATGATATTTCATTAACAGAACTAAAGCGGGATTTCGATGCGCTTGTCCTTGCAACAGGAGCGAGCAAACCGCGTGATGTGGGCTTACCTGGTCGAGATGCAAAAGGAATCTATTTTGCAGTTCCTTATCTAACTGAGGCGACGATTAGCCAGTTAGAAGAGAATGGGGGTTCCGTGCTCTCTGCAAAAGATAAAAATGTCATTATCATTGGTGGTGGAGATACAGGTGCTGATTGTGTAGCAACAGCCCTTCGCCAAGGTGCAAAATCAATTCGCCAACTATCCATTTCAAGTGAACCACAAAAAGAGCGAACAACTAAAAATCCTTGGCCTGAATATCCACGTGTATTAAAAAACGATTACGCTCATGAAGAAGCCAAAGCAATCTATGGTAAAGATCCACGTGAATATCTCTTGAGTACAACAGCTTTTGTTAAAAATGAAGACGGAAGGCTAATTGGCATTGAAACGGTGCAAGTCAAAGAGGATTTAGCCAAACAACAATATCAAGAAGTACCTGGAACGGAGCAGTTTTACGAAGCGGATATGGTCCTTATCGCAGTCGGCTTTATGGGAGCAACAGAAGATATATTTGAGAATTTTAATGTGAACAAAACAAAACGGCACACAATTGAAGCAGCAAAAGGTTTTTATCGTACAAGTGAAGCGGGAATTTTTGCTTGTGGCGATGCTAGGCATGGTCAAAGCCTTGTTGTTACAGCAATTGCTGAAGGAAGAGAAGCAGCCCGTGAAGTAGACTTTTACTTAATGGGTGAAACCTTCTTACCGTAA
- a CDS encoding Gfo/Idh/MocA family protein — translation MLKLGIIGTGWITDSFIQGAQNSKMWTLAAVYSRTLEKASDFASKYQGEITPFDQIDEMIASDKVDAIYIASPNSLHFKYALKCLAAKKHVIVEKPIFSTVAELKQAHELAKANGVFLFEAARHIHEPNFKILKKELARLGKVSGATLVYMKYSSRYDKVLSGDSIPNIFSLDFSGGAIVDLGVYALYTAIALFGAPKKATYFAEKIHTGVDGHGTIILEYPAFNITIIQGKNQTSYLPSEIYGEKGTLVINPLTSIKELKFYDYHQDEAKELAGPVISNDMQFEAEEFARIIKENDQTSYQDLADLSLQVLHVSNELRHQNNIWFKGETNS, via the coding sequence ATGTTAAAACTAGGAATTATCGGAACAGGATGGATTACAGATTCATTTATTCAAGGTGCACAAAATTCTAAAATGTGGACGCTAGCTGCCGTATATTCACGGACACTTGAAAAAGCAAGTGACTTTGCAAGCAAATATCAAGGTGAAATCACACCATTCGATCAAATTGATGAAATGATCGCTTCAGATAAAGTTGATGCTATTTATATTGCGTCACCCAATAGCCTACATTTCAAATATGCTCTAAAATGCTTAGCTGCTAAAAAGCATGTGATTGTTGAAAAACCAATCTTTTCAACCGTTGCTGAACTCAAGCAGGCTCATGAACTTGCCAAAGCAAATGGTGTTTTTTTATTTGAAGCAGCTAGACATATCCACGAACCCAATTTTAAAATTTTGAAAAAAGAACTCGCACGCCTTGGCAAAGTTAGTGGTGCTACACTAGTTTACATGAAGTATTCTTCACGTTACGATAAAGTGTTAAGTGGCGACTCTATACCCAATATCTTTTCATTGGATTTTTCTGGAGGAGCCATTGTTGATTTAGGTGTCTATGCGCTTTATACTGCGATCGCTTTATTTGGAGCTCCTAAAAAAGCAACTTATTTTGCCGAAAAAATCCATACAGGCGTCGACGGTCATGGAACGATCATTTTGGAATATCCAGCGTTCAATATTACAATTATTCAAGGAAAAAACCAGACTTCTTATCTGCCAAGTGAAATTTATGGTGAGAAAGGGACACTAGTCATTAACCCACTTACATCCATTAAAGAATTAAAGTTTTATGATTACCATCAAGACGAAGCAAAAGAACTTGCTGGCCCAGTTATTTCAAATGATATGCAATTTGAAGCAGAAGAATTTGCTCGTATTATCAAAGAAAATGACCAAACAAGCTATCAAGATTTAGCTGATTTGAGTTTACAAGTCCTACATGTCTCAAACGAATTGCGCCATCAAAATAATATTTGGTTTAAAGGTGAAACGAATAGCTAG